The genomic segment ATTCCCTCCGGCGGACTAATGAGCGTGACAATGCCGGCTAGGTTGATCGGCGTCGTCAACGGAATTGATCATTGTAGCGCGCGGCTGTGTCACCTTCGAGGCATGTCCTGGACTGGACGATGAGCTGTGTCAAACCCCTCAATCCCGAACAATGCGCGGCCGACCGTTATGCGATAATCGAGCCCTCTCAGGTTCTGGCGAAGCCATCCCCGGATTGCCGGAACATTCAGGTCGACATTGCCCGGTCGGCCTTTTTTTCGTCCGCACAGCGCCAATCCCGGAGGGTGCCGGTTTGACCATCGATATCCGGACGATCCAGGCAACCGGTTAGAATAGTCCAGTCATTGCGGAGCGCTGATGTTGATGGAAGCCATATCAAGGCAATGATCGTTGACTGGCAGCGCCCTCCTTTTTAATTGGGGCACGATTATTTGACAATCGCTGTAGTTTGATGTCATTTGCTCTGCCTAAAATGAGCTTGCCGCCTGTTCGGCAGAAAATTCTAGAAAAATATTGAGAGATAAATGGTACTCAGACCACCTGCGCTCGGGGAGCTGACATATCGCGATCTGTATAACGCGATCCACCGGGGCCTATTGCAGCGAAACCGCCTGTTGCGGCTGGACACGCCGCTCGGCCAGAACGCGCTGATTCCGCTGCGCGCACGCGGATCGGCACGGATCGGCCGCGATTATCACTGGACACTCGATGTCGCGTCGCTGCGCGATGACACCGCGTTGTTGTCGCTGATGCATCAGCCGGTGACGTTGTGGCTGCAACAGCCGAGCGCCCCGTATGACGATCCGGTGTATCGCCCGATCCACGGCTTCGTGCACAAGGTCGGCTACCTGGGCGGGGATGGTGGGCTGTCGACGTACCAGCTCGAATTTTCGTCGGCGCTGGTGTTCCTGGGCGGCACACATAACGACGAAGGCTGGCTCGAACGGACGGCGCAGGAGATCGTGTCCGACCTCCTGAATCGCTATCCGCAACTGCAAGGCCAATTCCGTTTCAATCTGAACCGCGAGCCGGCGGTGCGCTCGTGGTGCCGGCAGAGCGAAACGGATCTGCATTTTTTCCACCGGCTGCTCGAAGACGAAGGCTGGTATTGCTACTGGGTTCACGCGCCTGTGAAGGACGGCGAGACGCCGAAGTCCATGCTGGTGATCGTCGACCAGATCGCGGCGCTCCCCGACGCCAAACCGGCCGACTTCGCGCGTGGCGCTGGCGCTGACGAGGCGGTGAACGGGTTCACGCACTGGGCGGCGATGCAGACGATGCAAAGTCTGCGGTACGAGTCGAGCGCGTTCGATTACAAACGCCCCGCGTCCCGCTTTGAAGCGGCGAGTACGCTCGCGTCGATCAGCTACGTGACGGACGACGGGCGACACCAGGCGCAGCAGCACCGGATTCCGAGCGTGCCGATGACGGTCTACGAGCCGACCGCGTACGGCTACCCCGATTCCGATAGCGGCGCGGCCCGCGCGCGCCGGCGCGTGCAGGGCTGGGATGCACGTGCCCGGCGCTACTTCGGGGTCGGCAGTCTGCGCTGGCTCGATGCGGGGTCGCGCTTCGTGCTGAACGACCATCCGCGTCATCCGGAGCGCGATGCCGCCGACCGGACGTTCCTGGCGGTCGAGGCGCGCTGGTTCATCGAGAACAACGTGCCGATCGGCCAGCCGATGACCGAATTCCCGCTCAGCCTGCGCGCGACGCTGGCCGAGCAGCAGGCGGCACACGGCGCACGCTTCGCGACGCCGGGGCACGCCGAGGACGGCACGGCCGGCTTCTTTGTGCTCGAGGTCGAGGCGCAGGATGCGCGGGTCGAGTTTCGTAGCCCATTCGAGCATCCGAAGCCGGCGATGTCGATCGAGCACGCGCTCGTCGTCACGCAGCAGGGAATCGAGGCCTGGTCGAACGAGCGGAATCAGGTTCGCGTCCATTTCGCATGGGACCGGAAAAACCCGGACGGCGCGTTCAATGCGTCGCCGCTGCTGTCGTCGATGCAGGCGGACACGGGCAACGGTTACGGCGCGGTGCACGTACCGCGCGCGGGCGAA from the Burkholderia humptydooensis genome contains:
- a CDS encoding type VI secretion system Vgr family protein, with amino-acid sequence MVLRPPALGELTYRDLYNAIHRGLLQRNRLLRLDTPLGQNALIPLRARGSARIGRDYHWTLDVASLRDDTALLSLMHQPVTLWLQQPSAPYDDPVYRPIHGFVHKVGYLGGDGGLSTYQLEFSSALVFLGGTHNDEGWLERTAQEIVSDLLNRYPQLQGQFRFNLNREPAVRSWCRQSETDLHFFHRLLEDEGWYCYWVHAPVKDGETPKSMLVIVDQIAALPDAKPADFARGAGADEAVNGFTHWAAMQTMQSLRYESSAFDYKRPASRFEAASTLASISYVTDDGRHQAQQHRIPSVPMTVYEPTAYGYPDSDSGAARARRRVQGWDARARRYFGVGSLRWLDAGSRFVLNDHPRHPERDAADRTFLAVEARWFIENNVPIGQPMTEFPLSLRATLAEQQAAHGARFATPGHAEDGTAGFFVLEVEAQDARVEFRSPFEHPKPAMSIEHALVVTQQGIEAWSNERNQVRVHFAWDRKNPDGAFNASPLLSSMQADTGNGYGAVHVPRAGEWVLIGYWGNDCDKPFILGRASGGTTPAPWHTNVLLSGFQSLGFGNTGAYNAFVHDDATNQGGTRLISYTGKSYAALTQGYLIQQDGNTRGRYLGQGFMLHADEYGAVRASKGLSISTHPKAYDDEQLSVDEVRAQLQKTGMLVESLSSASATAQAESLQAGQDALKALTAAAQHAVSGQTSGGVTAGGGTGSANGFAKPVIVIATPADFAAVADRSAHVVAEAEANVISGGNTHLASGKSLIAAAAEKISLFVHKAGMKLFAAKGPIEVSAHTDEIKLNSAKDTSLFSKKRIVIEATEELILKCGGSYLRLTKAGIEDGTRGARTIKSASFSRQGPSSVAEHMNSLPQAQFNDPYILRDRVTGEVLKNHPYELIRGDGTRLTGMTNELGHITEQKSEDIEKLAVRALRPTPSGPAA